Genomic window (Pongo abelii isolate AG06213 chromosome Y, NHGRI_mPonAbe1-v2.0_pri, whole genome shotgun sequence):
ttttaacaCTGTCATTGCTAGATTGGCCTGAAATAAACCGTTCATTATGGCTCACAAAAAGAACTCATCTCTTTCAGCTCAGAGTCTTTCAAAGAGGAATTTCATCCAGACATTCTGATGTCTGACGCCACTGCCAAGAGATTCAGAATTACAAACTAAATTCAGATAGAGAACAGAAAGGTAGATGATACAGACGGAGAGAGtgtggtggggaaggaagggaaagaagaaaggaagggtgtaaaggaaaggaaggaagaaaggaagggagagagagtgacagaTGTTCAAAGACACAGATACAAATTCTAGCATGGTTGTAGAGATAGGCATGTACAAATTACCGCAGGTAGTGTGGAAAAATATGGGGAGACATAGGTGGAGTCAGAGGAAAGATACAAACCCACGCAGAGAAATAAACATACACAACTACAAacacactaaaaactacaaacacACACTTGGTACTTTAAACATGAAAAAGACCCTGACAGTAGATGTAACAGAGGTGTTTCAGAGTTACTGAGGCAGAATACAAATCCGTCAGTACCCTTAGCGTTTGTGGCCCATGTGCACGGATATTCAGTGGAAGAAGCGTTAGACAGCCTGTACAATTCAGCACAATTCAGCACCATCTCTGATAATACCAAAACAATGGTATTATCAGTGTGCCCAGGAGCAGGGGCAAAACTGGGCTATAGATTTTCAAAGCTCAACTGCTGATACCGAGCAGGAGGTGTGGAATGCGTATTGAAGGCAGTACAACAGATTCATGAACTTTGACTGTCAAACCTTCCTCCCTGAAACAACATAGCTCTTCTCACAGAAGCTGTGCCGACCAGAGTACATATGGGACAGGAATGTTAGCACTCTACTAGTGTGTGGCCAACATGGATGCTCATGTTGGAACTGTTTTTTCTGGGAACCGGGAAGAAAGTTCTGCCGCCGACACTGAAATCCTCCTCACCCATCAGTGACACAGGCAACCCCTCGTCTTGTGCATAGACACAGGTGTTCATGGGAAGCCGCCACCCACCCGTGAATGAAAACTGTATGTGTTGTCCTCCTGTGTGAGGCTTGCAACACATACTGTGCAACTATCTGCTCTTTACATTATTAAACTTAGGCAAAGTATGCTGAAAAGGCCACAGAAAATCAGAGGGCCCTGGGCTCCAGAAACAATCTGCAGTGCCAATCACTGGGGAGAATAGAGCCTCACTAGAGTTTGCAAGAGCACAAAATGCACTCGTAATGTTGGTAGCTACATACACTACTGGTTCCTCACCTAACATACAATCGTGGAGAAAAGCTTAACCCAACTAAAGATGTAAACATCAACAAGAGCGTCCATATCCTGTGTCATCAAGTGACAAGACAGTCCATGCGTGGATTCCCCAGCAATCTTATATTCCACAAATCCAACCCCTTTCCCCGCACTTCTGCCAGTCTGTGTTTTCCCTTAGTCATCTACGCCAAAAAGCATATCCTGAATGCTTTCCCGCATGCCTCTGTCACCTTTCCCACAGTCCCTCCATACACCTTACCTGCCCATTTCTTCTCACGTTGATGTGTGAGAAGTTCTGAGGGGCTGATTGTCCCAGAAAAGGATTATGCATTCACCTTTAAAAGAACGTGAATTCAACAAGAAAGGGAACTTCAAGATTTCCATCATCCTGTGCTTATCTATTGTGTATGATGATACCCAAAATGAAGGATTTTAGAGGTCCCAGCAAACTGGGCTGTGGAAACCTTAACCCCTTTCCTTGAACTACTTCTGCTTCCATAGGACAAAGTAAGTTTCCAACTAAGCTGTCTTTTGCTTTGACCTCCCCAACTCTGTCCTGTAGGAAGAATCCCaacacattccacacccattcactCCACAATTTTAGAGGCCCAGCTCCAACACAGACGGGTCAgttccatgaagaaaataaagcatattgaTTGATCAATTCAATATGACACCCAAATCCAGGGGAtaaacgtacacacacacacagaaacaaacacacacacacacagtcaaacaTTCTTGAGAATATTTATTTGGCATTCCATACAATCCAAGTTTACCCCCTTTTCCTGTCTGATTTTTTTGTGACTGGGTCGGTTTTTCCTTTACTTCCTGGGCATAAGACCATGCTGAGTACTGACATCCTGCATACGGTAGTAACTTTTTAGGAGTTCTGCTGTTTTAAGTAAGGTCCGATGCTCCCTCACAGTCAACTCAACATCTGGGAGTCCCCTAGAGAAACACAAACGCATGTCAAAACGCATTTCTCTCAGCCatactttgaaatgttttaattgcAGGGCCCGCTGAGAAAAGGATATCCCTTCCCCATTTGTGATCTCTTAAACTTCCTCCTACCATGGGTTACAAACTGTTCTCCGCAATACCTGCCCCATTCCCAGTACTCTCTGTGAGGGGAGTCAGCTAACAAGATGCATTGTACACTAAAAGCACACAGAAATCTGATGCGGCAATAGCTCAAGGAAATCCATCAATCTAAACAATCCTTTGCGGTCTAGGACAGGGATGACCAGGAGGCACATTCAGGGAGCCCAATCTCATGGAGTAGGTAGGATGACTGCCGCTGGGGTTGACGGCCATGGAATCAAGGGCTACAGATTGAAGTGAATGATTTTCAGCTTCACTTCTCAGTGATTCTGGAAATGGACTATGCTCCCCTGGGCTTAAGACTCACAGCTATAACCTGCCTTGCAGTGCAGTCTCTAATCTGCCTTTTTCAGCCCAATGCCATGAATGTCCTGGATTCTGTCACTCTCTCTCGTCCTCTCAAGGAATTTCTACATATAGGAAAGCAGCCTCAATTTCTACATTTCTGAAACGAGCGTCCAGGCTCCCTGAATAGGCAGGTGTGTCAACCCCCTCATAGTGGGCATCAAACAGCTCCAGTTCCAACTGAACGGCTCACCTGAAATCTCTGTTCCCTCTTCAGGTGGCTTCATCCTCTTGTAGTACGGCAGGGGATTGCGCCACAGGTCCTTACATAGGATCTGTCAGGGGAATCAATCGGCAAACGCCTCATCAGGGCTCAGACTGGTGACCCAAACAGGTGGGAACACACCAGGGTCATTGCTGATGTTTCCCAGTGAGGACCCACCTCAGCAATCCTATTAGATCCTGCGAAGTTGTGGTCAGAAAACCAGTTGAAGAAGTTAAGGCTGCTGTTGTGGTGTCTGCGGCGATAGGCCTCAACTTCATAATCTGGATACcactgaattggagtggaatgagaagcCCTGtattctacagagacagaaagttttGTGGGAAGGGGACTGGATCACGTTGgcaatgatccacccaccatctTCCTTCCACTACCCATCCTGGGAGCCACCTGTCACCTGTGATGTTCACCAGATATTCCTTGGTAATCACTTTATTCTGGAAGTAGGGGTTACTCCGAAAGAACAACATGATCCTGCAGAGATGAACGGGATGCTTCACTTCTTCCACCTGTCAGGACAAGGTGGAGAAAGTTTAAATACCTTTTTGGGTGAGGTGCCAACTGTTGCTCACAGGAACCAATTATTTCCCTTACCCTCCCCCACTAAACCCTCTAGCCTCAGTCTTGCTGTCCTCACCTCTAAGTTGATCATGTAGCTCAGCATGTCTTCATCTTGGTCAGTGAGCAGGGCTGACATCTGGGGGTGGTTTGCAATCTGATTTAGGTCAAAGAGCCTTTACATGCGGTGGAAGGAGAAGCTAGGAGCAACAGGGAAGAAGGCCTAAGAGCACCCAGAGGCTGGGGTAGGGGATTTCTCAGATCTGCTTCCACGTATATGACCTCCTTTCGCCTCCCCCTACCCCTAAAATAAGGCCCCTTGGCTTCACAGAGGGTGTATAATTCTGAGGCTGACTGCACTGACATGCGGAGGTGCGATTTGCAGAGACTTGCTGGTGTCTGAGGAGTGGCAGAATCTGCTTATAGCCGAAGACGCCCAGTCCCAGATCGGACTAGAAAGGGGGAGCAATCACACTGCCTTAAAAATAGCTTGATGCACACAAAAACCTATTCTGGTCTGAACTCGCTTCTGTTCTTCAAAAACATGCCCCAAACGTCTGCTGCTCGGCATCACCAAGGGTTTCTCTGCCGCACGCAGGAAAATAGTACCCACGCCTGCTGCAGTTTTCCCTAGCCACATTTGTCCGGGGCAACTCACCTTTGTTCCCCAAAGGTGGCGTCACATCGATGCCAAGCTGCCCATAAGTTACTTACACTTCCCCGAGAGCACCTCTCCACcagaaaggcagaagaaacacTGAGAAGGATACAACATTGGCCCAGAAGCCAGGGACGCTCTGGATGACCGCGCCTCTGCAGTCTAGGTGGGCCTTGCGCCTCCGCTCCATCTTTTCCCTCTGCCGAGAAAAGGCCTTCCTGGCTTGGGCATTAACCGGCCCCAGCTCCACCTGAACGGCCAGCAGCTCCTCCAGTGCAGACTCTGGGGTCATGggcccagggccaggctgtgccCGCTGGGCCTCCTCCTGCGGCTCCACGAGGCCCTCCTCCTgggccaccacctccacctccgccaTTATGTCATCCAACACCAGCACCGCCTCCTCCCCCAAAGCCACCTGCTCACTCTCCACCCCGGCCGCCCCCTCCTGTACAGCCTCCATCCTGAAGACGGTGCCCTCCTCCGCACTCCCACTGAGCAAGGCCTATGCTGCCCGAACCGAGCCACACGAACCCGGCCGCAGCCTTTATTGCACCCAGTGGGTCAGCGGGCCCTCAGTGCGCATGCGCGGGGCTCCCGGGCGCCCCCTAATGGACTGCGCGGGAAGAGCGCAGGGAGCCGCGCTGCGACCGCCTTCCTCCCATGCTGGCCAATGAATGGGAGGGCGGTGGGCGTCTCCCTGGGCGGCACAGCCACTGGTGGGCCTGCATCTCCAACTCCCCCTAACGCCAACTCCTCTCCCCAAACCTCCTCCGAGAAGCCCTTGGAGCTTGTGCCCGGTAGCTCGGCATCCTGGGACAGACGGGCTGCGTGGCATTTGGAATTGTGGGCACGGCAGCCCTGTGTCCTGACATCCTGAGTGTGGCAAGCCATGAAAATCTCTATGTGTCATGAACACATGAAACATCTCTCTTCGTTAGGCAGGCCAGCTGGATGGTACGGAAGCAATACTGCAGATCCAGAGAACTCTCTCTGGTTGCTGGGGCCAGGTTGACAGGGGCGGCCTAGGGGAAGTGAGTCGGGCCGGGCACGTGGGAGGAAAGTCGCCTCCTTGTGCTAAGGTGAAATTGATCTGTTGTAGAGGCCAGAACCCCGGCACACACTATCGCAGGTCGAGGCAAATACAGGCTCTGCGTACCATGCTTCCTCCCTGAGGATGCTGCAGTCCAAGGAGCATTCCAAAGGGCCTCTTGTCCTATGCCCTGGGCACACCAGAGGCCGGCCGCCAGGGTTGGCCATTGATGACTTGCGCGCACGGTGTTTTGCAATGCCTTGCCGACCCAGAGGCTCCCGCACCCGCTGCAGTGGCTGCGGTGCCTGCTGGTGGTGCTCTGCAGGCCCAGGGCCTGGGCCTCTGGCTCCTGAGCTCCTGTGCACAGTTGAGCCTGCGGGGGAGCCGAGCCCTGTGGCCATTGCAGGATCTGCGGGTCCAGCGGAGCTCCTCAGGAAACCTGGGTCCACGTGGGTGTGGGACTAGGTTCTCAGCAGGGCGATGCCCGTGGGTTTTTAGGGAGGGTGTCTGTGGGGGATCGGTCCCCAAGAGCCTAGGGGTGCGGAGGTTGGGCTGGGCTGCGCAGGCCGGGATCTGTGGGAGCACACAGGACGGCACCGTGTTCAGGCTGGAGGCTCTGCTGTTGAGGACGGCCGGAGTACAGAGCAAGGAGGCGGCCTTGGAAGAGGAGGCGGTGCTGATGGTGGAAGACATAATggctgaggtggaggtggtggttgaGGAGGAGACCGACGTGATGTGGCAGAAGGAGGGCCAGCGGGCACAGCCTGGCCCTGGACCAAGAACACCTGTGCCGTCAATGGACTCGCTGGAGGTCCTTCACTTGGAGCTGGGCTCCGTGAGTGCCCCAGGCCACAGGGCATCTCCGCCTTTTGGGCCAGAGCCATATCCTTGCAGCTTGCTTGTAGCAGCCCTGGGAACACGTGGTAGGCAAGGGGAGCCAAGCACAGCACTCACAAGGGAGAATCGCGGCGCCAAGGTCCCTTCCCGCGCAGCAGAAAGTCGAAGGGCACGTTTCCCTGGGAACGTCCCTGGAGGACGGGCAGTCTCTTTGCCATTGCCAGCCATTCAACCACCCCATGCTCTCGGTGCCCGTTTCCAACAGGCTCAGCCCAGAAACACAAGGTGCTTAAGACGGGTTCGCGGTGCATGGGGCTGCCGACCACCTCAAGGCAGGCACCAGCTCCCCAGATAGGCTTTCTTCCCCCTGCCGGCGCCGAACCCAAAGGGGTGTAGGCCTTGAGTCTATATAACCTCCTTTGCACCCACGCAATTCCCATGGGGAGCGCCAGGCACAACTCTGCCGCCGTTTCTTACTACAGGACTTCCCTCAAGTGGGCAGGCCCACCCCTCAGGGAGACTAGGATGAGAAGACAGCACACACCCGGACATCAGCAGAGCAGGTCCGGCACTCAGCACACAAAGGCCTCCTGCAGCTCATGAACCCGGAGAAGCAGCCGCCTCACACCACCCCGTGCCACCCCGCCCCTCCGCTCCTCAGCTGCAACCACCTGCccacttcttcttcctctccgcTCTTGTCAGCCCAGGCCGTCTTGGCCGGGGTCCACCCACTCCACAAACCACCATAGCTGTGCCGTTGCCTCCTCGCCAGACAGAGACACAGGACCAACAACGGACGG
Coding sequences:
- the LOC129053405 gene encoding testis-specific Y-encoded protein 3-like isoform X2 → MEAVQEGAAGVESEQVALGEEAVLVLDDIMAEVEVVAQEEGLVEPQEEAQRAQPGPGPMTPESALEELLAVQVELGPVNAQARKAFSRQREKMERRRKAHLDCRGAVIQSVPGFWANVIANHPQMSALLTDQDEDMLSYMINLEVEEVKHPVHLCRIMLFFRSNPYFQNKVITKEYLVNITEYRASHSTPIQWYPDYEVEAYRRRHHNSSLNFFNWFSDHNFAGSNRIAEILCKDLWRNPLPYYKRMKPPEEGTEISGDSQMLS
- the LOC129053405 gene encoding testis-specific Y-encoded protein 3-like isoform X1, whose product is MEAVQEGAAGVESEQVALGEEAVLVLDDIMAEVEVVAQEEGLVEPQEEAQRAQPGPGPMTPESALEELLAVQVELGPVNAQARKAFSRQREKMERRRKAHLDCRGAVIQSVPGFWANVIANHPQMSALLTDQDEDMLSYMINLEVEEVKHPVHLCRIMLFFRSNPYFQNKVITKEYLVNITEYRASHSTPIQWYPDYEVEAYRRRHHNSSLNFFNWFSDHNFAGSNRIAEILCKDLWRNPLPYYKRMKPPEEGTEISGEPFSWNWSCLMPTMRGLTHLPIQGAWTLVSEM